From one Gossypium hirsutum isolate 1008001.06 chromosome D08, Gossypium_hirsutum_v2.1, whole genome shotgun sequence genomic stretch:
- the LOC121220066 gene encoding uncharacterized protein gives MFLLCNGLLVFLAKFSGSISSSKYNNNLSVLDYDDEDEDIPHTVESLVLDRPKTPLSQEDEAIENSALMEETVAAEAEIETQNCSLLEEEDEGEKWGLDPLMKNGVFVGESTESTDELNKRFDEFIRKMKEELRVEARQQLVMI, from the coding sequence ATGTTCCTTCTCTGCAATGGCCTGCTTGTTTTTCTAGCAAAATTCTCAGGATCTATCAGTTCATCGAAGTACAATAATAATCTCAGTGTTCTTGATtatgatgatgaagatgaagatatTCCCCATACAGTTGAGTCACTTGTCTTGGACCGGCCCAAAACACCACTGTCGCAGGAAGATGAAGCAATAGAAAACAGTGCTTTAATGGAAGAAACAGTAGCAGCAGAAGCTGAAATCGAAACTCAAAACTGCAGCCTGctagaggaagaagatgaaggtgAAAAATGGGGTTTGGATCCTTTGATGAAAAATGGTGTTTTTGTTGGAGAAAGCACTGAAAGTACAGATGAGCTCAACAAAAGGTTTGATGAATTTATTAGAAAGATGAAGGAAGAATTGAGGGTCGAAGCTCGACAGCAGTTAGTCATGATTTAA